One region of Pseudomonas alvandae genomic DNA includes:
- the thiS gene encoding sulfur carrier protein ThiS, which translates to MRIQLNGEPLDLPDGETVAALLTRLELTGRRVAVELNLDIVPRSQHAETTLNDGDSVEVVHAIGGG; encoded by the coding sequence ATGCGCATTCAGTTGAACGGCGAACCCCTTGACCTGCCCGACGGCGAAACCGTTGCGGCCCTGCTGACCCGTCTGGAACTTACCGGACGCCGCGTCGCGGTGGAGCTCAATCTGGATATCGTCCCGCGCAGCCAGCACGCCGAAACCACGTTGAACGACGGTGATAGCGTCGAAGTGGTCCACGCCATTGGCGGTGGCTAG
- a CDS encoding thiazole synthase, whose protein sequence is MSIVRSDKPFVLAGRTYQSRLLVGTGKYRDMEETRLAIEASGAEIVTVAVRRTNIGQNPGEPNLLDILPPDRYTILPNTAGCFDAIEAVRTCRLARELLDGHNLVKLEVLADQKTLFPNVIETLKAAETLVKEGFDVMVYTSDDPIIARQLAEIGCIAVMPLAGLIGTGLGICNPYNLQIILEEAKIPVLVDAGVGTASDATIAMELGCEAVLMNSAIAHAQQPILMAEAMKHAIVAGRLAYLAGRMPKKLYASASSPLDGLIK, encoded by the coding sequence ATGAGCATCGTTCGTAGCGACAAGCCCTTCGTCCTGGCCGGTCGTACCTACCAGTCGCGTTTGCTGGTAGGCACCGGCAAGTACCGCGACATGGAAGAGACCCGCCTGGCCATCGAAGCCTCGGGCGCCGAGATCGTGACCGTCGCCGTGCGCCGGACCAACATCGGCCAGAACCCGGGCGAACCGAACCTGCTGGATATCCTGCCGCCGGATCGCTACACCATCCTGCCGAACACCGCCGGTTGCTTCGACGCCATCGAGGCCGTGCGCACCTGCCGCCTGGCCCGTGAGCTGCTCGATGGCCATAACCTGGTGAAGCTGGAAGTGCTGGCGGACCAGAAAACCCTGTTCCCCAACGTGATCGAAACCCTCAAGGCTGCGGAGACGCTGGTCAAGGAAGGTTTCGACGTGATGGTCTACACCAGCGATGACCCGATCATCGCCCGTCAACTGGCGGAAATCGGCTGCATCGCGGTCATGCCGCTGGCCGGCCTGATTGGCACCGGCCTGGGGATCTGCAACCCATACAACCTGCAGATCATCCTGGAAGAAGCCAAGATCCCGGTGCTGGTGGATGCCGGTGTCGGTACCGCCTCCGACGCCACCATCGCCATGGAGTTGGGTTGCGAGGCGGTGCTGATGAACTCGGCCATCGCCCATGCCCAGCAACCGATCCTGATGGCCGAAGCCATGAAGCACGCCATTGTTGCCGGCCGCCTGGCCTACCTCGCGGGCCGCATGCCGAAAAAACTCTACGCCAGCGCGTCTTCGCCGCTGGATGGTCTGATCAAGTAA
- the rpoH gene encoding RNA polymerase sigma factor RpoH, which yields MTTSLQPAYALVPGANLEAYVHTVNSIPLLSPEQERELAESLYYEQDLEAARQMVLAHLRFVVHIARSYSGYGLAQADLIQEGNVGLMKAVKRFNPEMGVRLVSFAVHWIKAEIHEFILRNWRIVKVATTKAQRKLFFNLRSQKKRLAWLSNEEVHRVAESLGVEPREVREMESRLTGHDMAFDPAAEADDDSAFQSPANYLEDHRYDPARQLEDADWSDNSNTNLHEALEVLDERSRDILYQRWLAEEKATLHDLAQKYNVSAERIRQLEKSAMNKLKVSIAA from the coding sequence ATGACCACTTCTTTGCAACCTGCTTATGCTCTAGTCCCGGGTGCAAACCTTGAGGCCTATGTGCACACGGTGAACAGCATTCCATTGCTGTCGCCCGAGCAGGAGCGTGAACTGGCCGAGAGTCTCTATTATGAGCAGGATCTTGAGGCGGCTCGGCAGATGGTGCTCGCCCACCTGCGTTTTGTCGTACATATCGCCCGCAGCTATTCCGGCTACGGGCTGGCCCAGGCCGACCTGATCCAGGAAGGCAACGTTGGCCTGATGAAGGCGGTCAAGCGTTTCAACCCGGAAATGGGTGTGCGCCTGGTGTCGTTTGCGGTGCACTGGATCAAGGCGGAAATCCACGAGTTCATCCTGCGCAACTGGCGCATCGTGAAAGTCGCGACCACCAAGGCCCAGCGCAAGCTGTTCTTCAACCTGCGCAGCCAGAAGAAGCGCCTGGCCTGGCTGAGCAACGAGGAAGTCCATCGCGTAGCCGAAAGTCTAGGTGTGGAACCTCGTGAAGTGCGCGAAATGGAAAGCCGCCTGACCGGCCATGACATGGCCTTCGACCCGGCCGCCGAAGCGGACGACGACAGTGCTTTCCAATCGCCGGCCAATTACCTGGAAGACCACCGGTACGACCCGGCGCGTCAACTGGAAGACGCCGACTGGAGCGACAACTCCAACACCAACCTGCACGAAGCCCTGGAAGTGCTGGACGAACGCAGCCGCGACATTCTCTACCAGCGCTGGCTGGCCGAGGAAAAAGCCACGCTGCACGACCTGGCGCAGAAGTACAACGTGTCGGCCGAGCGGATTCGCCAGCTTGAAAAGAGCGCGATGAACAAGCTCAAGGTGTCGATCGCGGCCTGA
- the trmB gene encoding tRNA (guanosine(46)-N7)-methyltransferase TrmB, translating into MTESNDTPVLPEEGEERQHRRIKSFVMRAGRMTEGQQRGLEQGAPLYVLPLADAPVDFDQVFGRSAPRSLEIGFGMGHSLLEMAAASPEQDFIGVEVHRPGVGALLNGVLTQGLTNLRVYDCDAIEVLNRCIADNSLDRLMLFFPDPWHKSRHHKRRIVQASFAELVRSKLKVGGVLHMATDWEPYAEYMLEVMNVAPGYRNLAEDGKCVPRPAERPITKFERRGERLGHGVWDLKFEKLA; encoded by the coding sequence ATGACTGAATCGAACGACACGCCTGTCCTGCCGGAAGAGGGCGAAGAGCGCCAGCACCGCCGCATCAAGAGTTTCGTGATGCGCGCCGGGCGCATGACTGAAGGCCAGCAACGCGGCCTGGAGCAAGGCGCCCCGCTTTACGTCCTGCCCTTGGCCGATGCGCCGGTGGATTTTGACCAGGTCTTCGGCCGCTCGGCGCCGCGCTCGCTGGAAATCGGCTTTGGCATGGGCCATTCGTTACTGGAGATGGCTGCCGCTTCGCCGGAGCAGGATTTCATTGGCGTGGAAGTACACCGCCCGGGCGTCGGAGCACTGCTCAACGGTGTGTTGACCCAGGGCCTGACGAACCTGCGGGTCTACGATTGCGACGCCATTGAAGTGCTCAATCGCTGCATCGCCGACAACAGCCTCGACCGACTGATGTTGTTCTTCCCGGATCCTTGGCACAAAAGTCGTCACCACAAGCGCCGGATCGTCCAGGCGTCGTTCGCTGAGCTGGTGCGTAGCAAGTTGAAGGTCGGCGGTGTGCTGCACATGGCTACCGACTGGGAGCCCTACGCCGAATACATGTTGGAAGTGATGAACGTCGCCCCGGGTTATCGCAACCTGGCCGAAGACGGCAAGTGCGTACCGCGCCCGGCCGAACGGCCGATCACCAAGTTCGAACGCCGTGGCGAACGGCTTGGGCATGGGGTTTGGGATTTGAAGTTCGAGAAGCTGGCCTAA
- the mtgA gene encoding monofunctional biosynthetic peptidoglycan transglycosylase, producing MLRTLFRRFVKALLWFAVGSVVLVLLFRVVPPPFTALMIERKVESWFGGEPIDLQRDWQPWDQISDNLKVAVIAGEDQKFPEHWGFDISAIQAAFAHNGRGGSIRGASTLSQQVSKNLFLWSGRSWLRKGLEAWFTALIEVFWPKQRILEVYLNSVEWDDGVFGAEAAARHHFRVSADALSRQQASLLAAVLPNPRKWSASRPSPYVLRRAGWIRQQMSQLGGDGYLLELDHARRAPWAQ from the coding sequence ATGCTGCGTACATTGTTTCGACGATTCGTTAAAGCCCTGCTCTGGTTCGCCGTCGGCAGTGTTGTGCTGGTGCTGTTGTTTCGCGTGGTGCCGCCGCCATTCACCGCGCTGATGATCGAGCGCAAGGTTGAATCCTGGTTCGGTGGCGAACCCATCGACCTGCAGCGCGACTGGCAACCCTGGGACCAGATTTCCGACAACCTCAAGGTGGCGGTGATTGCCGGCGAAGATCAGAAGTTTCCCGAACACTGGGGCTTCGACATCAGTGCAATCCAGGCTGCGTTCGCCCATAACGGACGCGGCGGTTCAATTCGTGGCGCCAGCACCCTTAGCCAGCAAGTATCGAAGAACCTGTTTCTGTGGTCCGGTCGCAGTTGGCTGCGCAAGGGGCTGGAAGCCTGGTTCACCGCGCTGATTGAAGTGTTCTGGCCAAAGCAGCGGATCCTTGAGGTGTACCTCAACAGTGTCGAGTGGGACGACGGGGTGTTCGGCGCGGAAGCAGCGGCGCGGCACCACTTTCGCGTAAGTGCCGATGCCTTGTCCCGGCAACAGGCCAGCTTGTTGGCAGCGGTGCTGCCCAACCCGCGCAAATGGAGCGCCAGCCGACCGAGCCCTTATGTGCTACGGCGGGCGGGCTGGATTCGTCAGCAGATGAGCCAGTTGGGGGGCGATGGTTATCTGCTGGAACTCGATCATGCGCGGCGGGCGCCTTGGGCGCAGTAG
- a CDS encoding DUF423 domain-containing protein, with protein MLRSFLMLAAFFGFTGVALGAFAAHGLKNRLSADYLAIFHTGVTYQLVHTLALLGVALLATHIPGRIVTWAGISFVIGILLFSGSLYLLTLTGISKLGIITPLGGVAFLIGWLCLGIAAWRLQLAA; from the coding sequence ATGTTGCGTAGCTTTCTGATGCTGGCGGCTTTTTTCGGCTTCACCGGCGTGGCCTTAGGTGCGTTTGCCGCCCATGGCCTGAAAAACCGCCTGAGCGCCGATTACCTGGCGATTTTCCACACCGGCGTCACCTATCAATTGGTGCATACCCTGGCCCTGCTGGGTGTCGCGCTGCTGGCCACGCATATTCCGGGTCGTATCGTCACGTGGGCCGGGATCTCGTTTGTGATCGGCATCCTGCTGTTCTCCGGCAGCCTTTATTTGCTGACCCTCACCGGCATCAGCAAGCTGGGCATCATCACGCCCCTGGGCGGCGTGGCCTTTCTGATCGGCTGGTTATGCCTGGGCATCGCGGCCTGGCGCCTGCAACTTGCCGCGTGA
- the ftsX gene encoding permease-like cell division protein FtsX, with amino-acid sequence MSATRSPKVAERVAPKASDPQPPKKKRDDDDGPDFATLLHAWIESHRASLLDSLRRLGKQPIGSFFTCMVMAVALSLPMGLSLLLNNVERLGGSWQRAAQISLYLQLDATPGEGEALREQIKAMPGVADAEYVGREQALEEFQQQSGLGEALKELPENPLPGVVLVTPNEVDKPTLEALRQRLSELPKVQQAQLDLVWVERLAAILKLGDRFVFGLTVLLVSALLLVIGNTIRLHIENRRTEIEVIKLVGGTDSYVRRPFLYMGALYGFGAGILSWGVLAFGLDWLNDAVVGLAGLYGSDFSLAGVPVADGLSLLLGAVLLGYIGAWIAVARHLRELAPK; translated from the coding sequence ATGAGCGCAACCCGAAGCCCTAAAGTGGCCGAGCGTGTAGCCCCCAAGGCCTCCGATCCGCAGCCGCCGAAAAAGAAACGCGACGATGACGACGGTCCGGATTTCGCCACGCTGCTACATGCCTGGATCGAAAGCCATCGCGCCAGCCTGCTCGATAGCCTTCGGCGCCTGGGCAAGCAGCCCATCGGCAGTTTCTTTACCTGCATGGTCATGGCAGTGGCCTTGAGCTTGCCCATGGGCCTGTCATTACTGCTGAATAATGTCGAACGCCTGGGTGGCTCCTGGCAGCGTGCGGCGCAGATCTCCCTTTATTTGCAACTGGATGCGACGCCGGGCGAAGGCGAGGCGCTGCGTGAGCAGATCAAGGCCATGCCGGGCGTGGCCGATGCCGAGTACGTGGGGCGCGAGCAGGCTCTTGAGGAGTTCCAGCAGCAATCCGGCCTGGGCGAAGCCCTCAAGGAACTGCCGGAAAACCCGCTGCCGGGCGTGGTGCTGGTGACCCCGAACGAGGTCGACAAGCCGACCCTTGAAGCATTGAGACAAAGACTTTCCGAATTGCCGAAGGTACAACAGGCACAACTTGATCTAGTCTGGGTCGAGCGTCTTGCGGCGATACTCAAGCTCGGCGACCGGTTTGTCTTCGGCCTGACGGTGCTGCTGGTTTCCGCATTACTTTTGGTGATAGGCAATACCATTCGTCTTCATATTGAAAACCGCCGCACCGAGATAGAAGTGATTAAACTCGTCGGCGGTACGGACAGTTATGTACGCAGGCCCTTCCTTTATATGGGGGCGCTGTATGGCTTCGGTGCCGGGATCCTGTCCTGGGGCGTATTGGCGTTCGGCCTGGATTGGCTGAACGATGCGGTAGTGGGTCTGGCCGGTTTGTACGGCAGCGATTTTTCGCTGGCCGGTGTGCCAGTCGCCGACGGTCTGTCGCTCTTGCTTGGCGCGGTGCTGTTGGGTTATATCGGTGCATGGATTGCGGTAGCACGCCACCTGCGTGAGCTTGCTCCAAAATAG